Proteins encoded in a region of the Bubalus bubalis isolate 160015118507 breed Murrah chromosome 9, NDDB_SH_1, whole genome shotgun sequence genome:
- the ARRDC3 gene encoding arrestin domain-containing protein 3 isoform X1: MVLGKVKSLTISFDCLNDSNVPVYSSGDTVSGRVNLEVTGEIRVKSLKIHARGHAKVRWTESRNAGSNTAYTQNYTEEVEYFNHKDILIGHERDDDNSEEGFNTIHSGRHEYAFSFELPQTPLATSFEGRHGSVRYWVKAELHRPWLLPVKLKKEFTVFEHIDINTPSLLSPQAGTKEKTLCCWFCTSGPISLSAKIERKGYTPGESIQIFAEIENCSSRMVVPKAAIYQTQAFYAKGKMKEVKQLVANLRGESLSSGKTETWNGKLLKIPPVSPSILDCSIIRVEYSLMVYVDIPGAMDLFLNLPLVIGTIPLHPFGSRTSSVSSQCSMNMNWLGLSLPERPEAPPSYAEVVTEEQRRNNLAPGSACDDFERALQGPLFAYIQEFRFLPPPLYSEIDPNPDQPADDRPSCPSR, encoded by the exons ATGGTGCTGGGAAAGGTAAAGAGTTTGACAATAAGCTTTGACTGTCTTAATGACAGCAATGTCCCTGTGTATTCTAGTGGGGATACAGTCTCAGGAAGGGTGAATTTAGAAGTTACGGGGGAAATCAGAGTAAAATCTCTTAAAATTCATGCAAGAGGACATGCGAAAGTACGCTGGACCGAATCGAGAAACGCCGGCTCCAATACTGCCTACACACAGAATTACACTGAAGAAGTAGAATATTTCAACCATAAAGACATATTAATTGGACACGAAAGag atgATGATAATTCCGAAGAAGGCTTCAACACTATTCATTCAGGAAGGCATGAATATGCATTCAGCTTCGAGCTTCCACAGAC ACCACTTGCTACCTCATTCGAAGGCCGACATGGCAGTGTGCGCTATTGGGTGAAAGCCGAATTGCACAGGCCTTGGCTTCTACCAGTAAAATTAAAGAAGGAATTTACAGTCTTTGAGCATATAGATATCAACACTCCTTCATTACTG TCACCCCAAGCAGGCACAAAAGAAAAGACTCTCTGTTGCTGGTTCTGTACCTCAGGCCCCATATCCTTAAGTGCCAAGATCGAAAGGAAGGGCTATACGCCAG gtGAATCAATTCAGATATTTGCTGAGATTGAGAACTGCTCTTCTCGAATGGTGGTGCCAAAGGCAGCCATTTACCAAACACAGGCCTTCTATGCCAAAGGGAAAATGAAGGAAGTCAAACAGCTTGTGGCTAACTTGCGTGGGGAATCCTTATCATCTGGAAAGACAGAGACGTGGAATGGCAAGTTGCTGAAAATTCCACCAGTCTCTCCCTCCATCCTTGACTGTAGCATAATCCGTGTGGAATATTCACTAATG GTATATGTGGATATTCCTGGAGCTAtggatttatttcttaatttgccACTTGTCATTGGTACCATTCCTCTACATCCATTTGGAAGCAGAACCTCAAGTGTAAGCAGTCAGTGTAGCATGAATATGAACTGGCTTGGTTTATCCCTACCTGAAAGACCTGAAG CACCACCCAGCTATGCAGAAGTGGTAACAGAGGAACAAAGACGGAACAATCTTGCACCAGGGAGTGCTTGTGATGACTTTGAGAGAGCACTTCAAGGACCACTGTTTGCATATATTCAAGAGTTTCGTTTCTTGCCTCCACCCCTTTATTCAGAG ATTGATCCAAATCCTGATCAGCCAGCTGATGATAGACCATCTTGCCCCTCTCGCTGA
- the ARRDC3 gene encoding arrestin domain-containing protein 3 isoform X2 yields MVVPKAAIYQTQAFYAKGKMKEVKQLVANLRGESLSSGKTETWNGKLLKIPPVSPSILDCSIIRVEYSLMVYVDIPGAMDLFLNLPLVIGTIPLHPFGSRTSSVSSQCSMNMNWLGLSLPERPEAPPSYAEVVTEEQRRNNLAPGSACDDFERALQGPLFAYIQEFRFLPPPLYSEIDPNPDQPADDRPSCPSR; encoded by the exons ATGGTGGTGCCAAAGGCAGCCATTTACCAAACACAGGCCTTCTATGCCAAAGGGAAAATGAAGGAAGTCAAACAGCTTGTGGCTAACTTGCGTGGGGAATCCTTATCATCTGGAAAGACAGAGACGTGGAATGGCAAGTTGCTGAAAATTCCACCAGTCTCTCCCTCCATCCTTGACTGTAGCATAATCCGTGTGGAATATTCACTAATG GTATATGTGGATATTCCTGGAGCTAtggatttatttcttaatttgccACTTGTCATTGGTACCATTCCTCTACATCCATTTGGAAGCAGAACCTCAAGTGTAAGCAGTCAGTGTAGCATGAATATGAACTGGCTTGGTTTATCCCTACCTGAAAGACCTGAAG CACCACCCAGCTATGCAGAAGTGGTAACAGAGGAACAAAGACGGAACAATCTTGCACCAGGGAGTGCTTGTGATGACTTTGAGAGAGCACTTCAAGGACCACTGTTTGCATATATTCAAGAGTTTCGTTTCTTGCCTCCACCCCTTTATTCAGAG ATTGATCCAAATCCTGATCAGCCAGCTGATGATAGACCATCTTGCCCCTCTCGCTGA